The following are encoded in a window of Castanea sativa cultivar Marrone di Chiusa Pesio chromosome 5, ASM4071231v1 genomic DNA:
- the LOC142636800 gene encoding sister chromatid cohesion protein PDS5 homolog D isoform X3: MTSFDRDLEEKLKEAGSTLLNPPSSIDDLLTLLDRVENLLANVEQAPSKSMQDALLPSLKALISNELLRHAEMDVKVSVASCITEITRITAPDAPYDDEQMKEIFQLTVAAFEKLSHVSSRCYTKAVSILDTVAKVRSCLVMLDLECDALVVEMFQNFLKIIRSNHPHAVFSAMETIMTLVIDESEEISLDLLSPLLASVRKENQNVSPISWKLGEKVITNCAVKLKPYLKEAVGSMGIALDDYAQIVTSVCQSESAEHLADNRLGKRIVSSELPRTDPNEPSLVTEGLTSDTFKSVVINGTPIRNDENLKNVKSSKRLQSCRLTKHSKTVGASSNSEPDNLDSMKAAKSATESDSVPKKRGRKTSKLGRPRKSQDGGVDDSPSETPDTRAPSPLVLENVTEPSSLQPKTNEIITAASLSPDHCLPDASHPKRGRPKKIGNNKNQDANHHSLSMSKGGFLNAQVEENALQSADVSLNKESEVTNNSDAKPQRHSRKIQIAIKNNEEMTQTPNHVASEKEASDPSGPEEKLLQPADMNVGVTNINNRLSVQTDSKKRKRNYASSETDITEASNSKTISKSATKSANGDDYLEESPKTKLSRKRAAKGKDSGKPEFDERLVGCKIKVWWPKDKTFYEGVVHSYDSVKKKHQVLYTDGDEEILNLKKERWEPIVDDVLPEGGQETDLPKADASSDIRPNKRRGKTKSESAKQEKPNSSSKKSGTSANMSKVDSAKSGGNSADDQELDNPIIVYECVNNPSRTVEGSKDVGHQKPTGKSSIERLKSGNSMKPKGFL; this comes from the exons ATGACTTCCTTTGACAGAGACCTTGAGGAGAAGCTTAAGGAGGCTGGGAGTACCCTCCTTAACCCTCCTTCCTCCATTGATGACCTTCTCACTCTTCTTGAT AGAGTTGAAAATTTGTTAGCAAATGTGGAGCAAGCACCATCCAAATCAATGCAAGATGCACTTTTACCTTCATTGAAGGCATTGATCAGTAATGAACTTTTGAGACATGCTGAAATGGATGTGAAGGTTTCAGTTGCATCTTGCATTACTGAGATTACGAGGATAACAGCACCAGATGCGCCATATGATGATGAGCAAATGAAG GAAATATTTCAGCTGACTGTAGCAGCATTTGAAAAATTGTCTCATGTGTCCAGTCGCTGTTATACGAAGGCAGTTTCAATTCTTGATACTGTTGCAAAGGTCAGGTCATGCTTGGTGATGCTGGACCTTGAGTGTGATGCATTGGTTGTTGAGatgtttcaaaatttcttaaaaataattag GTCCAATCATCCACATGCTGTATTTTCAGCCATGGAAACAATTATGACTCTGGTCATAGATGAAAGTGAAGAAATTTCGTTGGATCTTCTCAGTCCGCTTTTAGCTAGTGTAAGAAAGGAAAATCAG AATGTTTCACCTATTTCGTGGAAATTGGGGGAGAAAGTAATCACTAATTGTGCTGTTAAGCTTAAGCCTTATCTCAAGGAAGCTGTGGGATCTATGGGTATTGCTTTGGATGACTATGCTCAAATAGTCACTTCTGTATGCCAAAGTGAATCTGCAGAGCATTTG GCTGATAACAGGTTAGGAAAAAGGATAGTTTCAAGTGAGCTGCCAAGGACAGATCCAAATGAGCCGTCCCTG GTTACTGAGGGTCTTACTTCAGATACTTTCAAGTCAGTGGTGATTAATGGCACTCCAATTAGGAAtgatgaaaatttgaaaaatgtaaaaTCTTCAAAAAGATTACAGAGTTGCCGTCTTACTAAACATTCCAAAACTGTTGGTGCAAGCAGCAATTCTGAACCTGACAACTTAGACTCTATGAAGGCAGCCAAATCAGCAACTGAGTCAGACTCTGTTCCGAAGAAAAGGG GAAGAAAGACTTCGAAGCTAGGTCGTCCAAGAAAGTCTCAAGATGGGGGAGTTGATGATTCACCTTCTGAAACACCAGATACTAGGGCCCCTTCACCATTGGTGCTTGAAAACGTGACTGAGCCTTCAAGTTTGCAACCTAAAACTAACGAGATCATAACTGCTGCTTCTCTGTCCCCAGATCATTGCCTTCCTGATGCAAGCCATCCTAAAAGGGGACGGCCAAAGAAAATAGGGAACAACAAGAATCAAGATGCCAATCATCATTCCCTATCAATGTCAAAGGGAGGGTTCTTGAATGCTCAGGTTGAGGAGAATGCACTACAATCTGCAGATGTTAGTTTGAACAAGGAATCTGAAGTTACAAATAACTCTGATGCAAAACCACAGCGGCACtctagaaaaattcaaattgctATAAAGAACAATGAGGAGATGACTCAAACTCCCAACCATGTAGCCTCAGAGAAGGAAGCTTCTGACCCTTCTGGTCCTGAGGAGAAACTGTTGCAGCCAGCAGATATGAATGTAGGGGTAACGAATATCAATAACAGGTTGTCAGTCCAAACAGATAGcaagaaaaggaagaggaacTATGCTAGTTCTGAAACAGACATTACTGAAGCTTCGAATAGTAAG ACAATTTCTAAGTCTGCAACTAAATCAGCCAATGGAGATGATTACTTGGAAGAAAGCCCTAAAACAAAGCTCAGTAGGAAGCGTGCTGCAAAGGGGAAG GATTCTGGGAAGCCTGAGTTTGATGAACGTTTGGTTGGTTGCAAAATAAAAGTTTGGTGGCCAAAGGACAAGAC GTTTTATGAAGGTGTTGTTCATTCTTATGACTCTGTTAAAAAGAAGCACCAG GTGTTATACACTGATGGCGATGAAGAAATATTAAACCTCAAAAAGGAACGCTGGGAACCAATTGTAGATGATGTTTTGCCAGAAGGA gGTCAGGAGACTGATCTTCCAAAAGCTGATGCTTCATCTGATAT CAGGCCAAATAAGAGGAGAGGGAAGACTAAGTCAGAGTCAGCAAAACAAGAGAAGCCCAATTCTTCTTCAAAAAA GAGTGGAACTTCAGCCAACATGTCTAAAGTCGATTCTGCAAAAAGTGGTGGTAATTCTGCAGATGATCAAGAGCTTGACAATCCTATTATTGTTTATGAATGTGTCAATAACCCATCTAGGACAGTTGAGGGATCAAAAGATGTTGGCCACCAAAAACCTACTGGCAAGTCAAGTATTGAGAGACTAAAGAGTGGTAACAGCATGAAGCCCAAGGGATTCCTTTAA
- the LOC142636800 gene encoding sister chromatid cohesion protein PDS5 homolog D isoform X4 has protein sequence MTSFDRDLEEKLKEAGSTLLNPPSSIDDLLTLLDRVENLLANVEQAPSKSMQDALLPSLKALISNELLRHAEMDVKVSVASCITEITRITAPDAPYDDEQMKEIFQLTVAAFEKLSHVSSRCYTKAVSILDTVAKVRSCLVMLDLECDALVVEMFQNFLKIIRSNHPHAVFSAMETIMTLVIDESEEISLDLLSPLLASVRKENQNVSPISWKLGEKVITNCAVKLKPYLKEAVGSMGIALDDYAQIVTSVCQSESAEHLADNRLGKRIVSSELPRTDPNEPSLVTEGLTSDTFKSVVINGTPIRNDENLKNVKSSKRLQSCRLTKHSKTVGASSNSEPDNLDSMKAAKSATESDSVPKKRDHCLPDASHPKRGRPKKIGNNKNQDANHHSLSMSKGGFLNAQVEENALQSADVSLNKESEVTNNSDAKPQRHSRKIQIAIKNNEEMTQTPNHVASEKEASDPSGPEEKLLQPADMNVGVTNINNRLSVQTDSKKRKRNYASSETDITEASNSKTISKSATKSANGDDYLEESPKTKLSRKRAAKGKDSGKPEFDERLVGCKIKVWWPKDKTFYEGVVHSYDSVKKKHQVLYTDGDEEILNLKKERWEPIVDDVLPEGGQETDLPKADASSDIRPNKRRGKTKSESAKQEKPNSSSKKSGTSANMSKVDSAKSGGNSADDQELDNPIIVYECVNNPSRTVEGSKDVGHQKPTGKSSIERLKSGNSMKPKGFL, from the exons ATGACTTCCTTTGACAGAGACCTTGAGGAGAAGCTTAAGGAGGCTGGGAGTACCCTCCTTAACCCTCCTTCCTCCATTGATGACCTTCTCACTCTTCTTGAT AGAGTTGAAAATTTGTTAGCAAATGTGGAGCAAGCACCATCCAAATCAATGCAAGATGCACTTTTACCTTCATTGAAGGCATTGATCAGTAATGAACTTTTGAGACATGCTGAAATGGATGTGAAGGTTTCAGTTGCATCTTGCATTACTGAGATTACGAGGATAACAGCACCAGATGCGCCATATGATGATGAGCAAATGAAG GAAATATTTCAGCTGACTGTAGCAGCATTTGAAAAATTGTCTCATGTGTCCAGTCGCTGTTATACGAAGGCAGTTTCAATTCTTGATACTGTTGCAAAGGTCAGGTCATGCTTGGTGATGCTGGACCTTGAGTGTGATGCATTGGTTGTTGAGatgtttcaaaatttcttaaaaataattag GTCCAATCATCCACATGCTGTATTTTCAGCCATGGAAACAATTATGACTCTGGTCATAGATGAAAGTGAAGAAATTTCGTTGGATCTTCTCAGTCCGCTTTTAGCTAGTGTAAGAAAGGAAAATCAG AATGTTTCACCTATTTCGTGGAAATTGGGGGAGAAAGTAATCACTAATTGTGCTGTTAAGCTTAAGCCTTATCTCAAGGAAGCTGTGGGATCTATGGGTATTGCTTTGGATGACTATGCTCAAATAGTCACTTCTGTATGCCAAAGTGAATCTGCAGAGCATTTG GCTGATAACAGGTTAGGAAAAAGGATAGTTTCAAGTGAGCTGCCAAGGACAGATCCAAATGAGCCGTCCCTG GTTACTGAGGGTCTTACTTCAGATACTTTCAAGTCAGTGGTGATTAATGGCACTCCAATTAGGAAtgatgaaaatttgaaaaatgtaaaaTCTTCAAAAAGATTACAGAGTTGCCGTCTTACTAAACATTCCAAAACTGTTGGTGCAAGCAGCAATTCTGAACCTGACAACTTAGACTCTATGAAGGCAGCCAAATCAGCAACTGAGTCAGACTCTGTTCCGAAGAAAAGGG ATCATTGCCTTCCTGATGCAAGCCATCCTAAAAGGGGACGGCCAAAGAAAATAGGGAACAACAAGAATCAAGATGCCAATCATCATTCCCTATCAATGTCAAAGGGAGGGTTCTTGAATGCTCAGGTTGAGGAGAATGCACTACAATCTGCAGATGTTAGTTTGAACAAGGAATCTGAAGTTACAAATAACTCTGATGCAAAACCACAGCGGCACtctagaaaaattcaaattgctATAAAGAACAATGAGGAGATGACTCAAACTCCCAACCATGTAGCCTCAGAGAAGGAAGCTTCTGACCCTTCTGGTCCTGAGGAGAAACTGTTGCAGCCAGCAGATATGAATGTAGGGGTAACGAATATCAATAACAGGTTGTCAGTCCAAACAGATAGcaagaaaaggaagaggaacTATGCTAGTTCTGAAACAGACATTACTGAAGCTTCGAATAGTAAG ACAATTTCTAAGTCTGCAACTAAATCAGCCAATGGAGATGATTACTTGGAAGAAAGCCCTAAAACAAAGCTCAGTAGGAAGCGTGCTGCAAAGGGGAAG GATTCTGGGAAGCCTGAGTTTGATGAACGTTTGGTTGGTTGCAAAATAAAAGTTTGGTGGCCAAAGGACAAGAC GTTTTATGAAGGTGTTGTTCATTCTTATGACTCTGTTAAAAAGAAGCACCAG GTGTTATACACTGATGGCGATGAAGAAATATTAAACCTCAAAAAGGAACGCTGGGAACCAATTGTAGATGATGTTTTGCCAGAAGGA gGTCAGGAGACTGATCTTCCAAAAGCTGATGCTTCATCTGATAT CAGGCCAAATAAGAGGAGAGGGAAGACTAAGTCAGAGTCAGCAAAACAAGAGAAGCCCAATTCTTCTTCAAAAAA GAGTGGAACTTCAGCCAACATGTCTAAAGTCGATTCTGCAAAAAGTGGTGGTAATTCTGCAGATGATCAAGAGCTTGACAATCCTATTATTGTTTATGAATGTGTCAATAACCCATCTAGGACAGTTGAGGGATCAAAAGATGTTGGCCACCAAAAACCTACTGGCAAGTCAAGTATTGAGAGACTAAAGAGTGGTAACAGCATGAAGCCCAAGGGATTCCTTTAA
- the LOC142636800 gene encoding sister chromatid cohesion protein PDS5 homolog D isoform X1 — MTSFDRDLEEKLKEAGSTLLNPPSSIDDLLTLLDRVENLLANVEQAPSKSMQDALLPSLKALISNELLRHAEMDVKVSVASCITEITRITAPDAPYDDEQMKEIFQLTVAAFEKLSHVSSRCYTKAVSILDTVAKVRSCLVMLDLECDALVVEMFQNFLKIIRSNHPHAVFSAMETIMTLVIDESEEISLDLLSPLLASVRKENQNVSPISWKLGEKVITNCAVKLKPYLKEAVGSMGIALDDYAQIVTSVCQSESAEHLADNRLGKRIVSSELPRTDPNEPSLVTEGLTSDTFKSVVINGTPIRNDENLKNVKSSKRLQSCRLTKHSKTVGASSNSEPDNLDSMKAAKSATESDSVPKKRGRKPNSLMKSEEGYDHSWICTGRKTSKLGRPRKSQDGGVDDSPSETPDTRAPSPLVLENVTEPSSLQPKTNEIITAASLSPDHCLPDASHPKRGRPKKIGNNKNQDANHHSLSMSKGGFLNAQVEENALQSADVSLNKESEVTNNSDAKPQRHSRKIQIAIKNNEEMTQTPNHVASEKEASDPSGPEEKLLQPADMNVGVTNINNRLSVQTDSKKRKRNYASSETDITEASNSKTISKSATKSANGDDYLEESPKTKLSRKRAAKGKDSGKPEFDERLVGCKIKVWWPKDKTFYEGVVHSYDSVKKKHQVLYTDGDEEILNLKKERWEPIVDDVLPEGGQETDLPKADASSDIRPNKRRGKTKSESAKQEKPNSSSKKSGTSANMSKVDSAKSGGNSADDQELDNPIIVYECVNNPSRTVEGSKDVGHQKPTGKSSIERLKSGNSMKPKGFL; from the exons ATGACTTCCTTTGACAGAGACCTTGAGGAGAAGCTTAAGGAGGCTGGGAGTACCCTCCTTAACCCTCCTTCCTCCATTGATGACCTTCTCACTCTTCTTGAT AGAGTTGAAAATTTGTTAGCAAATGTGGAGCAAGCACCATCCAAATCAATGCAAGATGCACTTTTACCTTCATTGAAGGCATTGATCAGTAATGAACTTTTGAGACATGCTGAAATGGATGTGAAGGTTTCAGTTGCATCTTGCATTACTGAGATTACGAGGATAACAGCACCAGATGCGCCATATGATGATGAGCAAATGAAG GAAATATTTCAGCTGACTGTAGCAGCATTTGAAAAATTGTCTCATGTGTCCAGTCGCTGTTATACGAAGGCAGTTTCAATTCTTGATACTGTTGCAAAGGTCAGGTCATGCTTGGTGATGCTGGACCTTGAGTGTGATGCATTGGTTGTTGAGatgtttcaaaatttcttaaaaataattag GTCCAATCATCCACATGCTGTATTTTCAGCCATGGAAACAATTATGACTCTGGTCATAGATGAAAGTGAAGAAATTTCGTTGGATCTTCTCAGTCCGCTTTTAGCTAGTGTAAGAAAGGAAAATCAG AATGTTTCACCTATTTCGTGGAAATTGGGGGAGAAAGTAATCACTAATTGTGCTGTTAAGCTTAAGCCTTATCTCAAGGAAGCTGTGGGATCTATGGGTATTGCTTTGGATGACTATGCTCAAATAGTCACTTCTGTATGCCAAAGTGAATCTGCAGAGCATTTG GCTGATAACAGGTTAGGAAAAAGGATAGTTTCAAGTGAGCTGCCAAGGACAGATCCAAATGAGCCGTCCCTG GTTACTGAGGGTCTTACTTCAGATACTTTCAAGTCAGTGGTGATTAATGGCACTCCAATTAGGAAtgatgaaaatttgaaaaatgtaaaaTCTTCAAAAAGATTACAGAGTTGCCGTCTTACTAAACATTCCAAAACTGTTGGTGCAAGCAGCAATTCTGAACCTGACAACTTAGACTCTATGAAGGCAGCCAAATCAGCAACTGAGTCAGACTCTGTTCCGAAGAAAAGGGGTAGGAAACCTAATTCTTTAATGAAATCTGAGGAAGGCTATGATCATTCTTGGATTTGTACAGGAAGAAAGACTTCGAAGCTAGGTCGTCCAAGAAAGTCTCAAGATGGGGGAGTTGATGATTCACCTTCTGAAACACCAGATACTAGGGCCCCTTCACCATTGGTGCTTGAAAACGTGACTGAGCCTTCAAGTTTGCAACCTAAAACTAACGAGATCATAACTGCTGCTTCTCTGTCCCCAGATCATTGCCTTCCTGATGCAAGCCATCCTAAAAGGGGACGGCCAAAGAAAATAGGGAACAACAAGAATCAAGATGCCAATCATCATTCCCTATCAATGTCAAAGGGAGGGTTCTTGAATGCTCAGGTTGAGGAGAATGCACTACAATCTGCAGATGTTAGTTTGAACAAGGAATCTGAAGTTACAAATAACTCTGATGCAAAACCACAGCGGCACtctagaaaaattcaaattgctATAAAGAACAATGAGGAGATGACTCAAACTCCCAACCATGTAGCCTCAGAGAAGGAAGCTTCTGACCCTTCTGGTCCTGAGGAGAAACTGTTGCAGCCAGCAGATATGAATGTAGGGGTAACGAATATCAATAACAGGTTGTCAGTCCAAACAGATAGcaagaaaaggaagaggaacTATGCTAGTTCTGAAACAGACATTACTGAAGCTTCGAATAGTAAG ACAATTTCTAAGTCTGCAACTAAATCAGCCAATGGAGATGATTACTTGGAAGAAAGCCCTAAAACAAAGCTCAGTAGGAAGCGTGCTGCAAAGGGGAAG GATTCTGGGAAGCCTGAGTTTGATGAACGTTTGGTTGGTTGCAAAATAAAAGTTTGGTGGCCAAAGGACAAGAC GTTTTATGAAGGTGTTGTTCATTCTTATGACTCTGTTAAAAAGAAGCACCAG GTGTTATACACTGATGGCGATGAAGAAATATTAAACCTCAAAAAGGAACGCTGGGAACCAATTGTAGATGATGTTTTGCCAGAAGGA gGTCAGGAGACTGATCTTCCAAAAGCTGATGCTTCATCTGATAT CAGGCCAAATAAGAGGAGAGGGAAGACTAAGTCAGAGTCAGCAAAACAAGAGAAGCCCAATTCTTCTTCAAAAAA GAGTGGAACTTCAGCCAACATGTCTAAAGTCGATTCTGCAAAAAGTGGTGGTAATTCTGCAGATGATCAAGAGCTTGACAATCCTATTATTGTTTATGAATGTGTCAATAACCCATCTAGGACAGTTGAGGGATCAAAAGATGTTGGCCACCAAAAACCTACTGGCAAGTCAAGTATTGAGAGACTAAAGAGTGGTAACAGCATGAAGCCCAAGGGATTCCTTTAA
- the LOC142636800 gene encoding sister chromatid cohesion protein PDS5 homolog D isoform X2 has product MTSFDRDLEEKLKEAGSTLLNPPSSIDDLLTLLDRVENLLANVEQAPSKSMQDALLPSLKALISNELLRHAEMDVKVSVASCITEITRITAPDAPYDDEQMKEIFQLTVAAFEKLSHVSSRCYTKAVSILDTVAKVRSCLVMLDLECDALVVEMFQNFLKIIRSNHPHAVFSAMETIMTLVIDESEEISLDLLSPLLASVRKENQNVSPISWKLGEKVITNCAVKLKPYLKEAVGSMGIALDDYAQIVTSVCQSESAEHLADNRLGKRIVSSELPRTDPNEPSLVTEGLTSDTFKSVVINGTPIRNDENLKNVKSSKRLQSCRLTKHSKTVGASSNSEPDNLDSMKAAKSATESDSVPKKRGRKPNSLMKSEEGYDHSWICTGRKTSKLGRPRKSQDGGVDDSPSETPDTRAPSPLVLENVTEPSSLQPKTNEIITAASLSPDHCLPDASHPKRGRPKKIGNNKNQDANHHSLSMSKGGFLNAQVEENALQSADVSLNKESEVTNNSDAKPQRHSRKIQIAIKNNEEMTQTPNHVASEKEASDPSGPEEKLLQPADMNVGVTNINNRLSVQTDSKKRKRNYASSETDITEASNSKTISKSATKSANGDDYLEESPKTKLSRKRAAKGKDSGKPEFDERLVGCKIKVWWPKDKTFYEGVVHSYDSVKKKHQVLYTDGDEEILNLKKERWEPIVDDVLPEGGQETDLPKADASSDMPNKRRGKTKSESAKQEKPNSSSKKSGTSANMSKVDSAKSGGNSADDQELDNPIIVYECVNNPSRTVEGSKDVGHQKPTGKSSIERLKSGNSMKPKGFL; this is encoded by the exons ATGACTTCCTTTGACAGAGACCTTGAGGAGAAGCTTAAGGAGGCTGGGAGTACCCTCCTTAACCCTCCTTCCTCCATTGATGACCTTCTCACTCTTCTTGAT AGAGTTGAAAATTTGTTAGCAAATGTGGAGCAAGCACCATCCAAATCAATGCAAGATGCACTTTTACCTTCATTGAAGGCATTGATCAGTAATGAACTTTTGAGACATGCTGAAATGGATGTGAAGGTTTCAGTTGCATCTTGCATTACTGAGATTACGAGGATAACAGCACCAGATGCGCCATATGATGATGAGCAAATGAAG GAAATATTTCAGCTGACTGTAGCAGCATTTGAAAAATTGTCTCATGTGTCCAGTCGCTGTTATACGAAGGCAGTTTCAATTCTTGATACTGTTGCAAAGGTCAGGTCATGCTTGGTGATGCTGGACCTTGAGTGTGATGCATTGGTTGTTGAGatgtttcaaaatttcttaaaaataattag GTCCAATCATCCACATGCTGTATTTTCAGCCATGGAAACAATTATGACTCTGGTCATAGATGAAAGTGAAGAAATTTCGTTGGATCTTCTCAGTCCGCTTTTAGCTAGTGTAAGAAAGGAAAATCAG AATGTTTCACCTATTTCGTGGAAATTGGGGGAGAAAGTAATCACTAATTGTGCTGTTAAGCTTAAGCCTTATCTCAAGGAAGCTGTGGGATCTATGGGTATTGCTTTGGATGACTATGCTCAAATAGTCACTTCTGTATGCCAAAGTGAATCTGCAGAGCATTTG GCTGATAACAGGTTAGGAAAAAGGATAGTTTCAAGTGAGCTGCCAAGGACAGATCCAAATGAGCCGTCCCTG GTTACTGAGGGTCTTACTTCAGATACTTTCAAGTCAGTGGTGATTAATGGCACTCCAATTAGGAAtgatgaaaatttgaaaaatgtaaaaTCTTCAAAAAGATTACAGAGTTGCCGTCTTACTAAACATTCCAAAACTGTTGGTGCAAGCAGCAATTCTGAACCTGACAACTTAGACTCTATGAAGGCAGCCAAATCAGCAACTGAGTCAGACTCTGTTCCGAAGAAAAGGGGTAGGAAACCTAATTCTTTAATGAAATCTGAGGAAGGCTATGATCATTCTTGGATTTGTACAGGAAGAAAGACTTCGAAGCTAGGTCGTCCAAGAAAGTCTCAAGATGGGGGAGTTGATGATTCACCTTCTGAAACACCAGATACTAGGGCCCCTTCACCATTGGTGCTTGAAAACGTGACTGAGCCTTCAAGTTTGCAACCTAAAACTAACGAGATCATAACTGCTGCTTCTCTGTCCCCAGATCATTGCCTTCCTGATGCAAGCCATCCTAAAAGGGGACGGCCAAAGAAAATAGGGAACAACAAGAATCAAGATGCCAATCATCATTCCCTATCAATGTCAAAGGGAGGGTTCTTGAATGCTCAGGTTGAGGAGAATGCACTACAATCTGCAGATGTTAGTTTGAACAAGGAATCTGAAGTTACAAATAACTCTGATGCAAAACCACAGCGGCACtctagaaaaattcaaattgctATAAAGAACAATGAGGAGATGACTCAAACTCCCAACCATGTAGCCTCAGAGAAGGAAGCTTCTGACCCTTCTGGTCCTGAGGAGAAACTGTTGCAGCCAGCAGATATGAATGTAGGGGTAACGAATATCAATAACAGGTTGTCAGTCCAAACAGATAGcaagaaaaggaagaggaacTATGCTAGTTCTGAAACAGACATTACTGAAGCTTCGAATAGTAAG ACAATTTCTAAGTCTGCAACTAAATCAGCCAATGGAGATGATTACTTGGAAGAAAGCCCTAAAACAAAGCTCAGTAGGAAGCGTGCTGCAAAGGGGAAG GATTCTGGGAAGCCTGAGTTTGATGAACGTTTGGTTGGTTGCAAAATAAAAGTTTGGTGGCCAAAGGACAAGAC GTTTTATGAAGGTGTTGTTCATTCTTATGACTCTGTTAAAAAGAAGCACCAG GTGTTATACACTGATGGCGATGAAGAAATATTAAACCTCAAAAAGGAACGCTGGGAACCAATTGTAGATGATGTTTTGCCAGAAGGA gGTCAGGAGACTGATCTTCCAAAAGCTGATGCTTCATCTGATAT GCCAAATAAGAGGAGAGGGAAGACTAAGTCAGAGTCAGCAAAACAAGAGAAGCCCAATTCTTCTTCAAAAAA GAGTGGAACTTCAGCCAACATGTCTAAAGTCGATTCTGCAAAAAGTGGTGGTAATTCTGCAGATGATCAAGAGCTTGACAATCCTATTATTGTTTATGAATGTGTCAATAACCCATCTAGGACAGTTGAGGGATCAAAAGATGTTGGCCACCAAAAACCTACTGGCAAGTCAAGTATTGAGAGACTAAAGAGTGGTAACAGCATGAAGCCCAAGGGATTCCTTTAA